The nucleotide window caaaatatcaatattgtACTACGACCACTCGCATGCGATGCTACCACGATTCTAACTTTTATCTTAATCATGGAGAGAAAAAAGCTAAGGGGCTATACTCTTAGGATCATCTTAATTACAAAGGGACAATATGTCTCAAAAAGGAACTATGTCTTAAAAATACTCTTTATTACGAATGGACATATATTATCGAATGAACTATACtcttaaaatcaaacattatATCTTATAAGAGATTAGAATCATAATAACACTTTTGatctcgaaaaaaaaaaaaaataattaactcgAAAATACATCGACCaaaaggaggaaaaaaagagaaagagctCAAGAAggagtaatataaatattaaaaatgtaaatttgagtatttgaaatattttttaactaaccACAATTGAAATCATGATTGCACCAATATATTGTGAATCTCGTGTATTGTGGATCAGATGATATAATTATTTAACAGATGACCTTGAATCTGATAATAGCTGGAAAATCgagattgtaacaccccgttatcccaaagcaattaaataataaataaacatacatAAGAGTATATTCCAAACGAGcgtgtcacactacttttcaaaatttcttaaatagaatataaaactatttaataaaaaaacaacttaatagtTTCACCAAAACTTTGCAGTGGAATATTTTcaacaattaaataacaacaacatccaaCATATTAATCCTCCAATAAATaattcttggcataaaagcctcatcaattacttcaacaaccaaataaagggctacatcaacatgttccaaaaattgatacataggaatgaaaataaaaaaataaatctcatcccGTACATATCAGAGCCCTatacattgagccaccacctactactcatgatcacctgcaagttactcataggaagggcaacattttcaagcagaaggggtgagattcacaaaatGAATATAGatacaaaattcatcaattgaatctaacaccctaacataaatAATAGTTAATCATTATGAACATATACTTCATAAAcagcaacatcaacaacaatggtaATCACAACCAATAacacgactcatgcaactactcgaCAACACCACTAAGAATCCTCGACAAtgtacatgcatgtggtaccaatttacagggcagtagccctcaccggatattgaatggttaaagcattcatcagggcataagccctcaccgctttgaacaataagtgttccaggacatgagtcctcccgctttgaacgacaaggcgttccagggcaagagccctcccgctttatatgcttatgcaactgactccacttgtgtatatctacatacaactcgacaaatgcatatatatgtatatgactcacaacccacaattcaacaacatgtatgatttaattaaataaaagcatacaccacagtcaacaacagatcagtataattcaatccaacaattccagaaaaatgcacaattaatcataatcatgcttaaacatcaaGATCATTCAACAACGTTCAAAAACAGAATAAACAACTCAAAatctgggcaactcgcctcgcgagtacatctactcgctatggcgaactcaaggattgggttgctcgccgtggcgaactcaaggcgaatgagaaaaagggtgctctcgggagttttcacatttttctcactaaatcttcatttttaagctccctattcatctttttaatctgaaaaattATCctagtcctctctaaaatcatctaggcacttaaaactatccatattacagcttataacaacaattcaaaaatcatgatctctcaggcacttgctcgccatggcgagttggtcttcTCGCGAGGCGGGCTATGAAGATTGCTCACTCGCGGGGCGGAATGCAGGTTTtttccaaaaatcccattttcctccaattcactccccaaattagtttacagatgcaaaactAAGTActgtatgcaaccagaacctaattctaacatcagaacagcaATCACTACACCCAAAAcccaataattcatcataaaccTAAAATTCCCAATTCCTACCAAAACTTGttcaactcaaaatcagaatcagatatcTATACTACTAAAGCAAAcatcacccttaccttaattcagaagaaaaatgcacagcaattcgggttcttggctctacttgctcttctctccctttctcccaaaagttctgttttcacgtaaaaatgTTTCTGacctttcttttcctaactccccaaaatataactcccctttatttcatttactccccgttaattctattaattcctaattaactccccaacctccaaaaaaatattaattctcacataatttctaattaatattaaaataaactttataataaaataatacacaccacataatcaacaaatattatttaaaatcatataaaagactctaaatacatcaaaaataaataaaataacgactagggcgttacagagaTCACAAGGCAACTTTGAAATTGttcacaaaatatattaaattaggctaaattactattttggtcctctaattatttaattggtatcggattagtcctctaactaaaaattgatttatttcggtcctctaagtttctcacggttactacatttagtcctttctgttagttttattcaaataaacgttagggtttgtgttatgtgggtcctctaactttacttattagtttcattttggtcatattccttgttaaggtattatgattaaatagtgactgatattattggtaactgttatgaTTTATATGTGTGGAAGCAAGTTAAATGTCAAGATGAAAAGTCCAACACTATAACAGAACTAGTTGATGTAAAAGTGTAATTAGGAGTTAATTAGATAAGGGTCAATAATCCTATGTTATTAAGACCATAGTAGTTAATCTGTACTAGCTTTAGATAACTGCATATAAATAGCAGTCTCACTCTTGTAATGACTCATAACGAAATATTCATCATATTTACATATTCATGTGTTCTCTTTCTCTGTTCTCAATCTATGAAACCCAAATTCCAAAATCTTAACATGGTATCATCGCTGTGAATTTCGATCCTCAATCATGCTTCCGATTCCTTGTATCTCTTTTGAATCAAACCCTAAATACACCTTCTTTCtggtttttcaatttaatttcacTCCGCAGTTGGATGAGACGAATTATCTTGCTTGGGCTTGTGCGATGCGACGCGCGTTGGGAAGCAAGAACAAGTTTTATTTTGTCGATGGTACGATTCCTGTTCCATCATTCACTGATCTCAATCATCATGCTTGGGAATGCTGTAATAATCTCATCCATTCTTGGATCAGCAATTCTGTAAATTCTCACATTGCACATTCTATAGTGTTCATAGAAAATGTGCCTGATGTATGGAATGAATTAAAAGAGAGATTTTCTAAAGCTGATAGAATTAGGGTATCAAAACTGAGATCTGATATCAATAATCCCAAACAAAGATCTCTCTCAATTTCTAAATACTTTACCTCTCTCAAATTTCTTTGGGATGAACTGGATAGTTATCGTCCAATTCCTATTTGCACATGCCCTCTTCAGTGTGTTTATTTGTCTATGAGAAATGCTCGTGATTTTCGTTTTGAAGATCAGATTATGCAGTTTCTTACAGGTCTAAATGACCAATTCTCCATAGTACAAACCCAGATTCTCCTTATGGAGCCTCTTCCTACCCTGAACCGTGTATATTCTCTAGTTTTGCAAGAAGAGAGCAAGACTAATCTTGAGGTTTTAGATGAATCCAAGGGTCTTATTCATGTAGCTGCATCTAAGAAACATTTTGGTAGAGGAAAGGGAAGTTTTTCAGGAAAAAGGCAGTGCAATTTTTGTGGGAAAGAAAATCATACAATTGATATGTGCTACAAAAAGGATGGTTTTCCTCCACATTTTGGGAAAAGATCCAATGCTTCTGTTAACAATATTACTACATATGAAAATGAAGACAATGTGACTGCTAATCTTGAAGTGTCACAAGGTTCCACATCTCATTCAGGTCCTATTCTTACTCAAGAACAATATGACATCTTTGTGTCTTTGGTTCAGCAAATTAATGCTAACAACAATCAGCAAAAGGGTAAGCAAGTTGTCACAAATCACGTCAAAACTCTAGCTCATAATGGCCATTTGCCTAATGAAGCGTCCAATACAGGTATGGTTTTAGCAAATTCCACCAAACAATTTTCACCTCAGTCATATTGCTTAACCTCTTACACTTTATCTTGTATATCAAGTAAAAATTCAAACCACTGGATATTAGATTCAGGAGCTAATGACCACAGTTGTTCTTCTCTCATGTGGTTTTCTACATATTACAAGATAAAGCCTAAAGGAGTTGAGTTACCCAATGGAAATTTAATCACTGCAAAATATGCAGGGAATGTTCATTTTTCTTCCTCTCTTGTTTTATTTAATGTTCTCTATATACCAgaattttcattcaatttagTGTCAGTTTCCAAATTATGTGAAACTTCTAACTGTGAAGTTCATTTCTCTAAGTCATCTTGTTCTATATACAGGATTTGCATTCCAAGAGGATGATTGGTTTGGGTGATCAGGTTGAAGGATTGTACTTGCTTGAAGTGG belongs to Medicago truncatula cultivar Jemalong A17 chromosome 6, MtrunA17r5.0-ANR, whole genome shotgun sequence and includes:
- the LOC120576041 gene encoding uncharacterized protein; translated protein: MLPIPCISFESNPKYTFFLVFQFNFTPQLDETNYLAWACAMRRALGSKNKFYFVDGTIPVPSFTDLNHHAWECCNNLIHSWISNSVNSHIAHSIVFIENVPDVWNELKERFSKADRIRVSKLRSDINNPKQRSLSISKYFTSLKFLWDELDSYRPIPICTCPLQCVYLSMRNARDFRFEDQIMQFLTGLNDQFSIVQTQILLMEPLPTLNRVYSLVLQEESKTNLEVLDESKGLIHVAASKKHFGRGKGSFSGKRQCNFCGKENHTIDMCYKKDGFPPHFGKRSNASVNNITTYENEDNVTANLEVSQGSTSHSGPILTQEQYDIFVSLVQQINANNNQQKGKQVVTNHVKTLAHNGHLPNEASNTDSGANDHSCSSLMWFSTYYKIKPKGVELPNGNLITAKYAGNDLHSKRMIGLGDQVEGLYLLEVDAAHRKSLTVYTNCMVQNYFPWTPSPVLPPCYGIFGHTGQLDNTRHNKELEIQARSLKDILDRLASKANSLCTHNKMLEIQIPHVGHQVASPSQTSGILPSQPKANPKGQPNDVTLRDVEQLEDPVVETKTNEVEEESEKPQSEKVVIE